Proteins from one Hemiscyllium ocellatum isolate sHemOce1 chromosome 30, sHemOce1.pat.X.cur, whole genome shotgun sequence genomic window:
- the ldlrap1b gene encoding low density lipoprotein receptor adapter protein 1b, with amino-acid sequence MDALKSAGRAIIRSPSIAKQSWGSSKHKKLPENWTDTRESLQEGMIFNLKYLGMTLVEQPKGEEMSSSAVRRIVAMAKASGKKFQKVSLTVSPRGIILHDGTNNELIENVSIYRISYCTADKVHDKVFAYIAQSQLNETLECHAFLCTKKKLAQAVTLTVAQAFKVAFEFWQAAKEEKGKRATVGPSNSGPTGKLQSETSANRHHKAEVATANLLDLTEGAISSLSTNNRHDHSTGDTNCSVNNNIMWELNDDLDEAFARLAQSRTNPQLLDIGLSPQDMQAEECLSPTDWEKSDPGVTDKDDLFGF; translated from the exons AGTTACCAGAAAACTGGACAGATACAAGAGAGTCGCTGCAGGAAGGAATGATATTTAATCTCAAGTATTTGGGTATGACGCTAGTGGAACAACCAAAGGGGGAAGAAATGTCGTCTTCTGCTGTTCGAAGGATTGTTGCTATG GCCAAAGCAAGTGGTAAGAAATTTCAGAAAGTCTCACTGACTGTGTCACCGAGAGGAATCATACTGCACGATGGTACAAATAATGAACTGATAGAGAATGTCTCCATTTACAG GATATCTTATTGTACGGCAGACAAAGTACATGATAAAGTTTTTGCCTACATTGCTCAGAGCCAGCTAAATGAGactttggaatgccatgctttccTGTGTACAAAGAAAAAATTG GCTCAAGCAGTGACATTAACAGTGGCTCAGGCTTTCAAAGTAGCTTTTGAATTCTGGCAGGCTGCCAAAGAAG AGAAAGGGAAAAGGGCCACAGTTGGACCCTCAAACAGTGGTCCCACTGGTAAATTGCAATCAGAAACCTCTGCCAATCGTCACCACAAAGCAG AGGTTGCAACAGCAAATTTGTTGGATTTAACTGAAGGAGCAATATCTTCATTATCGACAAACAACAGACATGATCATTCTACTGGAGACACAAACTGTTCAGTAAACAACAACATTATGTGG GAACTGAATGATGACCTGGATGAAGCTTTTGCAAG ACTGGCTCAATCTCGAACAAACCCTCAGCTCCTGGACATTGGTTTGAGCCCTCAGGATATGCAGGCAGAAGAATGCCTATCTCCTACAGACTGGGAAAAAAGTGATCCTGGAGTTACAGATAAAGATGATTTGTTTGGGTTCTGA